In Gossypium raimondii isolate GPD5lz chromosome 12, ASM2569854v1, whole genome shotgun sequence, a single window of DNA contains:
- the LOC128035519 gene encoding uncharacterized protein LOC128035519 has protein sequence MGRTLMDPRPTGSIGYSSRDRGRSYSGAKTRATSVASVGNVGNTRPECQQCGSQEHYVKDCPERIEEEKLQRAGSGDIVSRGRPPRNVGSKASGKSVIKDAAGGSETRAPARTYAIHARADASSPDVITGTFSLHDIDVIALIDPGSTHSYVCVNLVSSKKLPVENTEFVVKVSNPLGKCVLVDKVRKNCPLMIQGHCFLANLMLLPFDEFDVILGMDWLILHDAKVNCRQKILELKCENGEILRVETEEPNKLPMMISHMSAQKYLRKGCEVYLAYVLNTDITGSKLESVPVVCEFQDVFPEELPGLLPIREVEFSIDLLPGTAPISIAPSRMAPT, from the exons ATGGGCAGGACATTGATGGATCCACGACCAACTGGTTCAATTGGGTATTCAAGCAGAGACCGAGGGAGGTCATATTCCGGAGCTAAAACTCGAGCTACCTCAGTGGCAAGTGTGGGCAATGTAGGAAACACCAGACCTGAATGTCAACA GTGTGGTTCCCAAGAGCATTATGTAAAAGATTGCCCTGAGAGAATAGAGgaagaaaaattacaaagagCTGGATCGGGTGATATTGTCAGTAGAGGCAGACCACCGAGAAATGTGGGGAGCAAAGCCAGTGGTAAAAGTGTGATAAAAGATGCAGCTGGAGGATCAGAAACTAGAGCGCCTGCCAGGACTTATGCCATACACGCTCGAGCGGATGCCTCATCTCCCGAcgtgattactggtacattttctcttcatgatattgatgttattgctttgattgaccctggctctactcattcatatgtatgcgtGAATTTGGTATCTAGTAAGAAATTGCCTGTTGAAAACACTGAATTTgtagttaaagtatcaaatcctttAGGCAAATGTGTCTTAGTCGATAAGGTCCGCAAGAATTGTCCCCTGATGATTCAAGGTCACTGTTTcctggctaatttgatgttgttaccatttgatgagtttgatgttattttggggatggattggttgatattgcatgatgcTAAGGTGAATTGTAGACAGAAAATCCTTGAATTAAAGTGTGAAAACGGTGAAATTCTCCGGGTTGAAACAGAGGAGCCGAATAAATTGCCTATGATGATTTCGcacatgtctgctcagaaatacttgagaaagggatgtgaagtttatcttgcttatgtgctGAATACTGATATAACTGGGTCAAAGCTTGAATCAGTGCCGGTAGTCTGTGAATTTCAAGACgtatttccagaggaattgCCTGGGTTACttccgattagagaagttgagttttctATTGACTTGTTACCTGGTACTGCACCGATTTCTATTGCACCGTCTCGAATGGCTCCGACTtag